The following coding sequences lie in one Rutidosis leptorrhynchoides isolate AG116_Rl617_1_P2 chromosome 4, CSIRO_AGI_Rlap_v1, whole genome shotgun sequence genomic window:
- the LOC139904194 gene encoding bifunctional purple acid phosphatase 26-like produces MHSPMYNTNSAHYMEGESMRVVFEKWFVENKVDVVFAGHVHAYERSYRISNIQYNISNGLSYPIADESAPVYINIGDGGNLEGLASSYNDPQPDYSAFREASYGHATLEIMNKTHAIYTWNRNDEGMSFVADSLVLENLYWKGMN; encoded by the exons ATGCACTCCCCTATGTATAACACTAATAGTGCTCACTACATGGAAGGTGAAAGCATGCGAGTTGTATTCGAGAAATGGTTTGTTGAGAACAAAGTCGACGTAGTTTTTGCAGGACATGTCCATGCTTACGAACGATCG TATCGCATCTCGAACATTCAATACAACATAAGCAATGGTCTGAGTTACCCTATTGCAGACGAATCAGCTCCAGTTTACATAAACATTGGAGATGGGGGAAACCTAGAAGGTCTTGCATCAAG TTATAATGATCCTCAACCTGATTACTCTGCATTCCGGGAAGCTAGTTATGGACATGCTACACTAGAGATCATGAATAAAACGCACGCTATTTACACCTGGAATCGCAATGATGAAGGGATGAGTTTTGTAGCCGATTCCCTAGTATTGGAAAATTTGTATTG GAAAGGGATGAATTGA